One genomic segment of Aquipluma nitroreducens includes these proteins:
- a CDS encoding TolB family protein, whose amino-acid sequence MSEIQFKKYLLVSLTPNSLKGAKSFAVWQVPFSGFRGNLYEILAFLLLSLTLVLSGCGGKVNPEAVLKEKPKLFPDYVDVTIPASIAPLNFKLQEEYSAMDAVFEGKNNQVIHVQDSKEICIPAGDWSKMLEASKGDSLKVTVSVKQHDRWKQFAPFRLYVSETPIDYGLVYRLIAPGYEVYSKMGIYQRNLSNFDQSPIVENTLVPGSCVNCHSFRQSDPKNMSLHIRGPKGGTVLLADGKMNVLNTKTDKTISNFVYPFWHPSGNYIAYSVNNTHQVFHEEKDSRVEVGDAASDVVVYDIKNNQAISCNLLMQDSIFETFPSFSADGRTLYFCRAAHKKMPEQYKEVRYNLCSIAFNPENGTFGDRIDTLFNATAQNKSVTFPRPSPDGKYIMFTLVDYGNFSIWHKEADLYLLDLKTGQTHRLDEVNSDNTESYHSWSSNSRWFVFSSRRMDGLYTRPFIAYLDENGKAGKPFLLPQSDTEFYDRLLYSFNIPEFVSGKVDVDPNIIEKLVSGEKRVQVESLKLQ is encoded by the coding sequence ATGAGTGAAATACAATTCAAAAAATATCTGTTGGTATCTCTTACCCCCAACTCCCTAAAGGGGGCTAAATCATTTGCAGTATGGCAAGTCCCCTTTAGTGGATTTAGGGGTAATTTATACGAGATTTTGGCCTTTCTTCTTTTGTCGCTTACCCTTGTTTTATCAGGATGCGGAGGGAAAGTAAATCCAGAAGCGGTTCTCAAAGAAAAACCAAAACTTTTTCCCGACTATGTGGATGTTACAATTCCTGCCTCGATTGCCCCTTTAAATTTTAAACTTCAGGAGGAGTATTCGGCTATGGATGCAGTTTTCGAGGGGAAGAATAACCAGGTTATTCATGTTCAGGATAGCAAGGAAATCTGTATTCCGGCTGGTGATTGGAGTAAAATGTTGGAAGCCAGCAAAGGCGACAGCCTGAAAGTAACTGTTTCGGTAAAGCAACACGACCGCTGGAAGCAGTTTGCTCCTTTTCGTTTGTACGTGAGCGAAACGCCTATTGATTATGGTTTGGTGTATCGCCTGATTGCTCCCGGATACGAAGTTTACAGCAAAATGGGCATTTATCAACGCAATCTTTCGAATTTCGACCAAAGTCCGATTGTCGAAAATACGCTGGTTCCCGGAAGTTGTGTGAATTGCCATTCGTTTCGCCAGTCTGATCCAAAAAACATGAGTTTGCATATCAGAGGCCCCAAAGGGGGTACGGTTTTGCTTGCCGATGGAAAAATGAATGTTTTGAACACGAAGACCGACAAAACCATTTCGAATTTCGTTTATCCGTTCTGGCATCCATCGGGTAATTATATCGCCTATTCGGTTAACAACACCCATCAGGTTTTTCACGAAGAAAAAGACTCCCGGGTTGAAGTTGGCGATGCTGCTTCGGATGTTGTTGTTTACGACATCAAAAACAATCAGGCCATAAGTTGTAACCTGCTGATGCAGGACAGTATTTTTGAGACATTTCCGTCGTTTTCTGCTGATGGCCGTACGCTTTATTTTTGCCGGGCAGCTCATAAAAAAATGCCCGAGCAGTATAAAGAAGTCAGGTATAACCTTTGCAGTATTGCTTTTAATCCTGAAAATGGCACGTTTGGCGACCGGATTGATACTTTATTCAATGCAACGGCACAGAATAAAAGCGTTACTTTTCCGCGTCCTTCGCCCGATGGAAAATACATCATGTTTACCTTGGTTGATTACGGAAATTTTTCGATCTGGCACAAGGAAGCCGATTTGTATTTGCTTGACCTGAAAACCGGACAGACCCATCGCCTCGACGAAGTGAACAGCGACAATACCGAGAGTTACCATTCGTGGTCGTCGAATTCGCGCTGGTTTGTGTTCAGTAGCCGTCGGATGGATGGATTATACACGCGTCCTTTTATCGCTTACCTCGATGAAAATGGTAAGGCCGGGAAACCATTCCTGTTGCCGCAATCGGATACTGAATTTTACGACCGGCTGCTTTATTCATTCAATATTCCTGAATTTGTCAGCGGGAAAGTGGATGTTGATCCGAACATCATTGAAAAGTTGGTTTCAGGTGAAAAGCGGGTTCAGGTAGAATCGCTAAAATTGCAATAA
- a CDS encoding chorismate transformation enzyme, FkbO/Hyg5 family — MREGKIKVTQGIMIKPKYQIFIPGCIGSFEEQWSDCFNEFQLFLNTYPNQKAFIARVFVGANNPDEYFSYSKQIESRLNATGIPFSVVAESPESPVLVMIEAGFVNSADIQIEYGMAGTVRYSKINSSGYNEYWFAGVGSGIEGESTREKSANAFASLLEAFLKLGIGFNSVFRQWNYVEQIFDFDQTENRQRQNYQLFNEIRNEYYSKYLTGQGFPAATGIGTNLNGVTIECMAVTSDSEVTTVAISNPKQLNSYKYGQDVLKGDPQFSCKQNQPPQFERARLMTNGNGSRLFISGTASIVGQETIGLNDVEKQAYVTIENIGQLVSEKNLRAHYPELTVFPDKYAYVRVYVKNEEDIPTVKVICENHFGAVPMTFVKADICRADLLVEIEAEMIS; from the coding sequence ATGAGAGAAGGAAAAATAAAAGTTACACAGGGAATAATGATAAAGCCTAAATATCAGATTTTTATACCCGGATGCATCGGGTCTTTCGAAGAACAGTGGTCCGATTGTTTCAACGAGTTTCAGCTTTTCCTGAATACGTATCCTAATCAAAAAGCGTTTATTGCCCGGGTTTTTGTTGGAGCCAATAATCCGGATGAGTATTTCAGTTATTCAAAACAGATCGAAAGTCGTTTAAATGCGACTGGTATTCCTTTCAGCGTGGTGGCCGAATCGCCTGAATCTCCCGTGTTGGTGATGATTGAAGCCGGATTTGTAAATTCCGCCGATATTCAGATTGAGTATGGCATGGCCGGAACAGTCAGATACAGTAAGATCAATTCTTCGGGATACAATGAATATTGGTTTGCCGGTGTTGGTAGTGGAATAGAAGGCGAATCAACCAGAGAAAAATCGGCCAATGCTTTTGCCTCTCTTCTGGAAGCCTTTCTAAAATTGGGAATCGGGTTCAATTCGGTTTTCAGACAGTGGAATTACGTTGAGCAAATTTTTGATTTTGATCAGACTGAGAATCGGCAAAGGCAGAATTACCAGCTTTTTAATGAAATTCGCAATGAGTATTATTCGAAATACCTCACTGGTCAAGGGTTTCCGGCTGCAACTGGCATTGGTACCAACCTCAATGGAGTAACTATTGAGTGTATGGCGGTAACCAGCGATAGTGAAGTTACTACAGTTGCAATCAGTAATCCGAAACAGCTTAATTCGTACAAATATGGTCAGGATGTGCTGAAAGGCGATCCACAATTCAGCTGCAAGCAAAATCAACCACCACAGTTCGAACGGGCCCGCCTGATGACAAACGGGAACGGTTCCAGATTATTTATTTCCGGAACTGCATCCATTGTTGGACAAGAGACCATTGGATTGAATGATGTAGAAAAGCAAGCCTATGTAACTATTGAAAATATTGGACAGTTGGTAAGCGAAAAAAATCTGAGAGCGCATTATCCTGAACTCACTGTTTTTCCTGATAAGTACGCCTATGTGCGTGTATATGTGAAGAACGAGGAAGATATTCCAACGGTCAAAGTCATTTGCGAGAACCATTTTGGAGCCGTGCCTATGACTTTTGTAAAAGCTGATATTTGTCGCGCCGATTTGCTGGTTGAAATAGAAGCCGAGATGATTAGCTAA
- a CDS encoding glycoside hydrolase family 2 TIM barrel-domain containing protein, protein MKTKTFTLQIAVVLLVFSFLTSTGQTRELTTLQTGWKFSKGNFDKASQPKFDDSKWQDVTIPHDWAIAEPTVIDGDGNTGKLPWKGEGWYRKSLEIPAAYSGKNIILIFDGIMSKPEVYLNGQLAGKWDYGYNSFYLDVTKLVNFSGKNQLAIHADTRDHDSRWYPGAGIYRKIQMMVVDPIHVGVWGTQITTPIVKSNFAEVRIMNTIINNSGNAEDKIKVENIILNQKGTEIARKEATAKIASGANKEVETSIGLTDPQRWDINSPVMYQVKTNIYKGDKLVDSSVNSFGVRTIRITPNNGLYLNDKRVQLKGVNLHHDQGLLGGAFYPRAMERQIEIMKSMGCNAIRTSHNMPAPELLELCDKMGVLVFDEAFDKYDKKADITETTDFEDFAHRNIQNFVERDRNHPCIFIWSFGNEMGDVQYNQNNGFHRMQTMINYIHKFDPTRPVTMACDNTNSAALRHFDFYDVHSWNYGRRYSLARQMEPNKAVIVSESGSTVSTRGFYELPLPEKRSEFTPSLQVSSYDLNVPAWADLPDEDFMWQQDEEYIAGEFVWTGFDYLGEPTPYGNDYAKGHGLTDKEASRSSYFGIVDLCGIPKDRYFLYKSYWKPEETTFHILPHWNWDGSKVDKVPVFVYTNGDCAELFLNGKSLGKRCKNPTSLKSIERFRLMWNDVTYQPGELKAVAYKEGVVIGEETLKTAGEPYQIRLTPDRSTIHADGMDLSYVLVEAVDKDGNICPLADNKIELSISGPGKIAGVGNGNPQSFDSFQANYVNLFYGKAMLIVGSGFEKGDISITAKGDGLVKDLKLIKSE, encoded by the coding sequence ATGAAAACGAAAACCTTTACCTTGCAAATTGCTGTCGTTCTGCTCGTTTTTTCTTTTCTGACATCCACCGGACAAACCAGAGAGCTAACCACGTTGCAAACTGGATGGAAATTTTCGAAAGGAAATTTCGATAAAGCCTCTCAGCCGAAATTCGACGATTCGAAATGGCAGGATGTTACTATTCCGCACGATTGGGCTATTGCCGAACCAACCGTAATTGATGGCGATGGAAATACCGGCAAACTTCCATGGAAAGGCGAAGGCTGGTATCGCAAAAGTCTTGAAATTCCGGCAGCATATTCCGGCAAAAACATCATCCTGATTTTTGACGGAATAATGTCGAAGCCTGAAGTTTACCTGAACGGACAGTTGGCCGGCAAATGGGATTACGGTTACAATTCGTTTTACCTCGATGTGACTAAACTGGTGAATTTCAGTGGTAAAAATCAATTGGCAATTCATGCCGATACCCGAGATCACGATAGTCGCTGGTATCCCGGAGCCGGCATTTACCGGAAAATTCAGATGATGGTGGTCGATCCCATTCATGTTGGCGTTTGGGGAACTCAGATTACAACTCCGATTGTAAAATCAAACTTTGCCGAAGTCAGGATCATGAATACCATAATAAATAATTCAGGAAATGCGGAAGATAAAATCAAAGTTGAGAATATCATTTTGAACCAGAAAGGTACTGAAATTGCCCGGAAAGAAGCTACCGCTAAAATAGCTTCAGGAGCAAACAAGGAAGTTGAAACCAGCATCGGCTTGACTGATCCGCAACGCTGGGACATTAATAGTCCAGTGATGTATCAGGTGAAAACCAACATTTACAAAGGCGACAAATTGGTTGATTCGTCGGTTAATTCGTTCGGAGTGCGCACCATCCGGATCACACCTAACAACGGTTTATACCTGAACGATAAACGTGTTCAGCTAAAAGGTGTGAACCTTCATCACGATCAGGGATTGCTTGGTGGCGCTTTTTATCCGCGGGCGATGGAACGCCAGATTGAAATTATGAAGTCGATGGGTTGCAATGCCATTCGTACCAGTCACAATATGCCGGCCCCCGAATTATTGGAATTGTGCGACAAAATGGGAGTTCTGGTGTTCGATGAAGCTTTCGATAAATACGACAAAAAAGCTGACATTACTGAAACAACCGATTTTGAGGATTTTGCTCACCGAAACATTCAGAATTTTGTTGAGCGCGACCGGAACCACCCGTGTATTTTTATCTGGAGTTTTGGAAACGAAATGGGCGATGTTCAATATAACCAGAACAATGGGTTCCATCGGATGCAAACCATGATCAATTATATTCACAAATTCGATCCAACACGTCCGGTTACCATGGCGTGCGATAATACCAACAGCGCGGCATTGCGCCATTTCGATTTTTACGATGTACACAGTTGGAATTACGGTCGTCGCTACAGTCTTGCCCGCCAGATGGAACCCAACAAAGCAGTCATTGTTAGCGAGTCAGGTTCAACGGTGAGTACCCGTGGATTTTACGAATTGCCTCTTCCGGAAAAAAGAAGCGAATTTACACCTTCGTTACAGGTGAGTTCATACGATCTGAACGTTCCGGCATGGGCCGATTTGCCCGACGAAGATTTTATGTGGCAACAAGATGAAGAATACATTGCCGGCGAATTTGTCTGGACAGGCTTCGACTATTTGGGAGAGCCAACGCCTTACGGAAACGATTACGCTAAAGGCCATGGGTTGACCGACAAAGAAGCTTCGCGCAGTTCGTACTTCGGTATCGTTGATTTGTGCGGAATCCCAAAAGACCGGTATTTCCTGTACAAAAGCTACTGGAAACCTGAAGAAACTACCTTCCACATTCTTCCTCACTGGAACTGGGATGGTAGCAAAGTTGATAAAGTTCCGGTATTTGTGTACACGAATGGAGACTGTGCCGAACTTTTCCTGAATGGAAAGTCGTTGGGCAAGAGATGCAAAAATCCAACTTCATTAAAATCCATTGAGCGTTTCCGCCTGATGTGGAATGATGTGACCTACCAGCCTGGCGAACTTAAAGCGGTTGCGTATAAAGAAGGTGTGGTCATTGGCGAAGAGACCTTGAAAACTGCCGGTGAGCCATATCAAATCCGGCTGACTCCTGATCGTTCAACGATTCATGCCGATGGAATGGATTTGTCGTATGTGTTGGTTGAAGCTGTTGACAAAGATGGAAACATTTGTCCGTTGGCCGACAACAAAATCGAACTGTCAATCAGTGGGCCAGGCAAAATTGCAGGTGTTGGTAATGGCAATCCTCAATCGTTCGATTCCTTTCAGGCCAATTACGTCAATCTTTTCTACGGAAAGGCAATGCTCATTGTAGGCTCTGGCTTCGAAAAAGGCGACATCAGCATAACCGCAAAAGGCGACGGTTTGGTAAAAGACCTAAAGTTGATTAAATCAGAATAA
- a CDS encoding beta-glucosidase — protein MIRNLFMLVILLRTTLILSAQNPVPVYLDPSKSVGERVENALSLMTTEEKVALCHAQSKFSSKGVARLGIPEIWMSDGPHGVRAEIEWDSWGYANFTNDSCLAFPALTCLASTFNPELAARYGKAIGEEARYRKKEVILGPGVNIYRSPLNGRNFEYMGEDPYLASKMVVPYVQGVQKSGVAACVKHFALNNQENWRGHIDVELSDRALYEIYLPAFKAAVMEGKAWSIMGSYNKFRGEHCCHNDLLLNKILKTDWEFDGAVITDWGGAHDDHQAAMNGLDIEMGTGTDGLTTSVKNAYDYYHLANPLLKAVKNGDVPMEVLNDKARRVLRLIFRTSMNPNRPWGSFVTPEHSKVASDVAKEGIVLLKNDQNVLPVNPKLYKKILVVGENATRKMTIGGGSSELKTQYEISPLQGIKNAFGSQCEVNYAMGYASGPSAYGREIPSKLNADTLLNEAVRMANDADLILYVGGLNKNHFQDCEGGDRKTYELPFGQNKLIGELIRTNKKVVVVIVSGNAVSMPWVNQVPAIVQAWYLGSESGNAIASVLSGETNPSGKLPFTFGVKLNDYGAHSFDKLCFPGDSIKEVYKEDILVGYRWFDTKNIVPQFPFGYGLSYTTFQIGKASVDKTKYAKNDVVKLSVTLTNSGKLDGAEVIQAYIQDKVSSVPRPTKELKGFSKVDLKAGESKVVTLELPVSEWGFYDETSKQFKVEHGQFVINLGTSSRDIKQQIPVTVE, from the coding sequence ATGATACGAAATCTTTTTATGCTAGTAATCCTGCTTAGGACTACGCTTATCCTATCGGCGCAAAACCCTGTTCCGGTTTATCTCGATCCCTCCAAATCTGTTGGAGAACGGGTTGAAAATGCATTGTCGCTGATGACTACCGAAGAAAAGGTAGCCCTTTGTCATGCACAGTCGAAATTCAGCAGCAAAGGCGTTGCCCGTCTGGGTATTCCTGAAATATGGATGAGCGATGGGCCACACGGTGTTCGTGCCGAAATAGAATGGGACAGCTGGGGTTATGCTAATTTTACCAACGACTCATGCCTGGCTTTTCCGGCGCTGACTTGTTTGGCATCAACATTCAATCCTGAACTGGCAGCTCGCTACGGAAAAGCCATTGGCGAAGAAGCCCGTTACCGTAAAAAGGAAGTGATTCTCGGTCCCGGAGTAAACATTTACCGTTCACCTTTAAACGGACGTAATTTCGAATACATGGGCGAAGATCCGTATCTGGCTTCGAAAATGGTAGTTCCTTATGTTCAGGGCGTACAAAAAAGTGGAGTTGCTGCTTGCGTCAAACATTTTGCTTTGAATAATCAGGAAAACTGGCGTGGGCACATTGACGTTGAGTTGAGCGATCGTGCACTTTACGAAATTTATCTGCCAGCTTTTAAGGCTGCTGTAATGGAAGGGAAAGCCTGGTCGATCATGGGTTCGTACAACAAATTTCGTGGTGAGCATTGCTGCCACAACGATTTGTTGCTGAATAAGATTCTGAAAACTGACTGGGAATTTGATGGCGCTGTAATTACCGACTGGGGCGGTGCACACGACGATCATCAGGCTGCTATGAACGGACTTGACATTGAAATGGGTACGGGAACTGATGGATTGACGACATCGGTTAAAAATGCATACGATTATTATCATTTAGCAAATCCGCTTCTGAAAGCTGTAAAAAATGGCGATGTTCCGATGGAAGTTTTGAACGATAAAGCGCGTCGTGTGCTTCGTTTGATTTTCCGTACTAGCATGAATCCGAACCGTCCTTGGGGAAGTTTTGTAACTCCTGAACATTCGAAAGTTGCCAGTGACGTTGCCAAAGAGGGAATTGTTTTATTGAAGAATGATCAAAATGTTTTGCCGGTCAACCCTAAGTTGTATAAGAAGATTCTGGTAGTTGGCGAAAATGCAACGCGTAAAATGACCATTGGCGGCGGAAGTTCGGAATTGAAAACCCAATACGAAATTTCACCGCTTCAGGGAATCAAAAATGCTTTTGGTTCGCAATGCGAAGTGAACTATGCGATGGGTTATGCATCAGGTCCATCGGCTTACGGACGCGAAATTCCGTCGAAACTGAATGCCGATACACTTCTGAATGAGGCTGTACGCATGGCTAATGATGCCGACCTGATTCTTTATGTGGGTGGATTGAATAAAAACCATTTTCAGGATTGTGAAGGAGGCGACCGTAAAACGTATGAATTGCCCTTCGGACAGAATAAACTGATTGGCGAACTGATTAGAACCAATAAAAAAGTGGTGGTAGTTATTGTCAGTGGAAATGCGGTATCCATGCCCTGGGTGAATCAGGTTCCAGCCATTGTGCAGGCTTGGTATCTGGGTTCTGAATCGGGTAATGCCATTGCCTCGGTTCTTTCAGGCGAAACCAATCCATCGGGAAAATTGCCGTTTACGTTTGGCGTGAAGCTAAACGATTATGGCGCTCATTCGTTCGACAAGCTTTGCTTCCCGGGCGACAGCATTAAAGAGGTTTACAAGGAAGATATTCTGGTTGGCTACCGTTGGTTCGATACCAAAAATATTGTACCGCAATTTCCGTTTGGATACGGACTTTCTTACACCACATTTCAGATAGGCAAAGCGTCGGTTGACAAAACAAAATACGCAAAGAATGACGTTGTGAAACTTTCGGTCACGCTAACCAACTCCGGAAAGTTGGATGGTGCTGAAGTGATTCAGGCGTATATTCAGGATAAAGTTTCGTCGGTTCCGCGACCAACAAAAGAGTTGAAAGGCTTCAGTAAGGTTGACCTGAAAGCGGGCGAAAGCAAAGTGGTGACCTTGGAATTGCCTGTCAGCGAATGGGGCTTTTATGACGAGACTTCCAAGCAATTTAAGGTAGAGCACGGTCAGTTTGTGATTAATCTCGGGACTTCGTCGCGCGACATTAAGCAACAGATTCCGGTAACGGTAGAATAA
- a CDS encoding DoxX family protein, giving the protein MNTTKPKFYSHLFVTILRVAIGWHFIYEGLSKILQGNWTASSYLLNTSGFLSGFYHALASSPAILKVTDILNMHGLFFIGLALFIGLFSRFASLAGSLLLILYYFAYPPFGNPLVSASDGHLFIVDKLFIEAAALLFLFFYQEKGYSIDTLIEILRERKKTPVPETEEISSRREVLKNLATLPVLGAMGFGAVNNFKTFGVDVMSGATIQVKQTALNELKGELPKGKIGKHEISRLIAGGNLIGGWSHARDLIYADTLFKAYNTEQKVYETLMLAEKAGINTINIGFPSNPLLAKYKKITGSKIKVISQVGPNLNNQKLAEVGSNTDKKLYFENIDKAIDFGVDIIQIQGNWCDWLVRDNKIEVIHEMMGHIRQQGYTAGLASHSIESMIACADQGIIPDYYMKTMHHDRYWSAHPREYRFPFEVDGTNYLDHNRFHNNMFCLFPERTVEFVSKATVPIMGFKVLAAGAIEPKDGFKWAFDNGADFICVGMFDFQVVSNVNIAIDCLKTTNRTREWFG; this is encoded by the coding sequence ATGAATACCACAAAACCTAAATTCTATTCCCATTTATTTGTTACCATTCTACGTGTAGCTATCGGATGGCATTTTATTTACGAAGGCCTATCCAAAATTCTTCAGGGCAACTGGACCGCTTCAAGCTATTTGCTGAATACCTCCGGATTTCTTTCCGGATTTTACCACGCTTTAGCCAGCTCGCCTGCCATTTTGAAAGTCACCGACATCCTGAATATGCATGGCCTTTTCTTCATCGGACTGGCGTTGTTTATCGGACTTTTCAGCCGCTTTGCCTCACTGGCTGGATCCTTGCTGCTGATCCTGTACTATTTTGCCTATCCACCGTTTGGGAATCCGCTAGTCAGCGCATCCGACGGGCATTTATTCATTGTTGATAAATTATTCATTGAAGCGGCTGCATTGCTGTTTCTTTTCTTCTATCAGGAGAAAGGCTACAGTATTGATACGCTTATCGAAATCCTCCGTGAGCGCAAGAAAACTCCTGTTCCTGAAACTGAAGAAATTTCTTCGCGCCGTGAAGTTCTGAAAAATCTGGCCACTCTTCCTGTATTGGGAGCAATGGGGTTTGGAGCTGTGAATAACTTTAAAACTTTTGGCGTTGATGTGATGTCGGGTGCCACGATTCAGGTGAAACAAACCGCACTGAACGAACTGAAAGGCGAACTTCCGAAGGGCAAAATTGGGAAACATGAGATCAGCCGGTTAATTGCCGGTGGAAACCTGATTGGCGGCTGGTCGCATGCACGCGACCTGATTTACGCCGATACGCTTTTCAAAGCTTACAATACCGAACAAAAAGTTTACGAAACACTGATGTTGGCCGAAAAAGCCGGGATCAATACCATCAATATCGGTTTCCCATCGAACCCGCTGCTGGCCAAATATAAAAAGATTACCGGGAGCAAAATCAAGGTGATTTCGCAAGTCGGGCCTAACCTGAACAATCAGAAACTGGCAGAAGTAGGGTCGAACACGGACAAAAAACTGTATTTCGAGAACATCGACAAAGCCATTGATTTTGGGGTTGACATTATTCAAATTCAGGGCAATTGGTGCGACTGGCTGGTGCGCGACAATAAGATTGAAGTGATTCACGAAATGATGGGACACATACGGCAGCAAGGCTACACGGCAGGACTGGCATCACATTCTATCGAATCGATGATTGCCTGCGCCGATCAGGGAATTATTCCGGATTATTACATGAAAACCATGCACCACGATCGATACTGGTCGGCTCACCCGCGCGAATACCGCTTCCCTTTTGAAGTTGACGGAACAAATTACCTCGACCACAACCGTTTCCACAACAACATGTTTTGCCTGTTTCCTGAACGAACTGTTGAATTTGTGAGCAAAGCCACAGTACCGATTATGGGGTTCAAGGTTCTGGCGGCCGGAGCGATTGAACCAAAAGACGGGTTCAAATGGGCTTTCGACAATGGCGCCGACTTTATTTGCGTCGGGATGTTCGATTTTCAGGTAGTAAGCAATGTAAATATTGCCATCGATTGCCTGAAAACTACAAATCGAACGAGGGAGTGGTTTGGATAG
- a CDS encoding helix-turn-helix transcriptional regulator gives MNERLKNLITKEPSAWLEKAKWNQENRDWLEKSAKIAIKILREIRAQKEKNGMSQKKLAEILFVSPQYINKIVKGQENFSLETICKIEKVLGISLIEIPLFQVSQEFDVDLQYTGSGLSRNKAQKIASHVGDYSVYASFEYQELDKRA, from the coding sequence ATGAACGAAAGACTTAAAAATTTAATCACTAAAGAGCCTTCTGCATGGCTTGAAAAAGCAAAATGGAATCAGGAGAACCGCGATTGGCTCGAAAAATCAGCAAAAATCGCCATTAAAATTTTGCGTGAGATTCGAGCACAAAAGGAAAAGAATGGAATGTCGCAAAAGAAACTGGCCGAAATACTTTTTGTTTCGCCACAGTACATCAACAAAATTGTAAAAGGGCAAGAAAACTTTTCGCTGGAGACCATCTGCAAAATTGAAAAAGTATTAGGAATCTCTCTCATTGAAATTCCTTTATTTCAGGTGAGTCAGGAGTTTGATGTTGATCTGCAGTATACAGGATCTGGGTTAAGTAGAAATAAAGCTCAAAAAATTGCCTCGCATGTGGGTGATTATTCTGTATATGCTTCTTTTGAATATCAAGAATTAGATAAAAGAGCCTGA